The DNA segment GCCAGTCGGCTGTCCAATCCGGGGCAACATAAGCTCCGTGACCCCAAATGGTTCCCACTTCCTGTCCACCCATGCTTTGCCAAATATTTTGGCCGTCTTTTATTTCCTCTTCCGTGAAAATAACTTCATTGTTCACCGAAATTATTTTTTCGGGGACAGGAGGAGCCTGTTGGTAAATTTCGTAGCCATAATAGCCCAAAACGCAAAAGGACAGGATTGTAACCAATGCAAAACCTATCCACAATTTCTTTTCTCTATTCATTGTATTTCTTTTTTTATTCTTAATAATGATGCAAATATATGCAAACAAAATAATAGTGGATAAGTTTATCTACTATTATTTTAAAGAAAATGAATTACATAAAAGAAAGCGGCTCTAAAAGGCTTCGGTTCGAACGGGTTTTTTCAGAAAATTATAAAGGAGGATTGTTTTTGACTTTTTTAATGGAAAAATAGGCGACATATCCAATTCCGATGAATAACAGTATCGCAATGCCAAATAGAATGTAATTCACGTAGGGAATAGGGATGTAGCTAAAGGAAGCCAGACCCTGCACGGCCAAAACAATTTCGTTCAACAACACTCCAATCGAGAACAGGAATAGTCCATATTTTATGTTCTTGTTGATGATTATCAGGTGATTGGCGTAAATGTAAAAAAGTATAAACAAGCTGATTATGGCCAGCAAAACCAAATGTAAATAGGCAATGACGATGGGTCTAAATCCAAAAGCCAATTCGCTAAGAAAAGGAATTGTCGATCCCAATTGCAGCAACAATTTGATGCTCAAGGCAAAACTAACGAACAACAAAATGTATCGCAATAGTGGAGAAAAATTTTTCAGGAAATCTTTCTTTGTTTTTACTAAAATTATCAAAAGTTTGAACCAAGCAAAAACTTGGATTAGTGCGGCAATCACCGCAATTGCATAGAGCCAAAGAGGCAAATCCAGCCAAAGCGTTGACAAAAAATAAGCGGGTACACAAGCTGCAGCAAACAATTTAAACGAAGTTTCATAAAAGGGATTTTCAGATTTTTGAAGGTTTAAAAAACCAAAAGCCAAACCTATGCAAGCAAAGAAAAACCAACCGTTATACTGAAAGTGCAGATAAAAATAAATCGAGGAATGGTACAAATCCAACACGACATTTTTGCTCGCCATCATATAGGCGAGATAAAAAGTACCCAAAGACGAAATGACATTGAAAAACACGGCCGCTTTTAACCAATTTTTTGCAATACAATCGGTATCCAATAATTTTAAATCCTTGATAAATCGGTAGGCAAAAACATAGGAAACGAATATGGATGCCGTGGATAATACAATGGAAACCAATCCGTAGCCTTCGATGATGAAGGAAACCAGCATTCCGTAGGAACAAATCAAGTTGGCAATAATGATGTTTTTATATTTATTCCCGTCGAAATTTTGAATTTTTGTTTGAAGAAAATACACCATCAAAGCCATTAAAGTGTGGCTTAACCAACCTGCAAAAGCAAAATGCGAATGCGAATGTTGCAGATGTTTTTGGTCAAAATACGGAAATTCGAAACCTATTTTATATCGCATCAAAACACCAAGTGCCGCAACGATACAAAGGTTCAACAACGAAATTTTTAGCCAAAATTTAATCTTCAACATTAATAATATATTTTGTGATTGATAATTTCCACTTTATTGTTTTTGTTCATTTGGGCAAAAACCCGAATAACGGTTTCTACCCGCAATCCTGTATAATTGGCGATTTCCTGTCGGGTGTACGGAATCAAGATTTTTTCATTGGCACATCCTGATTTTTTCTTGAAGGAATTTAAAAAAGCGACAATCCTGAACTCGGGTTTTTGATTGATGATTTCTTTCGAAGTTCTTGATTTCGAATGAATTTTTTGTGCCATTAAAATCAAAAAGAATTTCTGGATCGACGGATATTCATCGAGGATTTTGAAAAACTTGTCCTTGGATAATTTTATGATGGTGCTGTCCTGAATCGTCACGGCTTTGGAAGGATAGGTTTCATTGATAAACAATGGAGGTTCGCCAAAACCGTCTCCTTTGCAAAAAATCCCTTGGGTAAATTCCTTGCCCTCGTCATTCGAATTGAATAATCTTACACTTCCATCAAGGATTTGGTAATAAAAATTAGCTACTTCATCTTCATCAAAAATAATTTCATTTTTCTTGTATTTTTTGGAAACGGCGCCCCAAGAATAAAGTAAATCTATGTCTATTTGCATATCTGATTGTAGGGTAATTTTATGTATTTTTCGTAGTTTACTTGGCAAATACAACTGATGGCCACAAATTTAATTTTTATAAAGTTAAAAAAATTATGACCGGAATCATAAAAATAATTTTAATTCTAGACCTATATTTGCATTGTGAAAAAGATAATATTCCTATTAGCGTTGTTCATGTTACTGAAGCCGGTACTTCCGGTTATAGATTATGTAGTTAATTATGAGTATATTTCTACCGTGCTATGCGAAAATAAGGCCAAGCCAAAAATGCATTGCAATGGTAAATGTCATTTGATGAAAGAGCTTGCCAAAACTTCCGAAAATGAAGCGCCAATTTCTTCAGACAAAAAAATGGCTGCACAACAATTTGAAGTCTTGTTTTTGGAAGAAATCAAATCTTTCAAAATTGCACCCATTTATTTTTTCGAAACACAACAAACAAACAGCAACTATTCTAATTTATACTTCCGTTTGAATACTGCTTCTGTATTTCATCCGCCGATTTTCATTTCATAATTTTTCAAGTTTTTACATTGACTTTATTCGATAATGATACTATCGATCTGTCTTTTATTATCAAAATTTAAAAAAATATAAAATGAAATTTTTAAGAATATTACCATTGGTTTTAGTAACCATTTTTGCGGCATGTACTTCAGACAATGATGATGCGCCAGTTGACGAATTAGCAGGATTGACCAAATTTAAAGAAATCTCCAACACGACCCACACCATAGAATTGTACAAACACATGGGCGGTCTGGAGCAAGGTTTCAACGAAATCGCATTAAAAATCAAGGACAAAACAAGCAATCAATACATAACAAATGCCACCGTTTCCTGGATGCCTTTGATGCACATGACGATGAAGACGCACTCTTGTCCAAAATCGCCGGTGACGAAAGTATCAACAGAAGGGTCTGTTTATGAAGGATACATTGTTTTCCAAATGGCTCAAAACGCCACGGAATATTGGGATTTAAAAATAGATTACACCATCAACGGCACGGCATATACTGCCACGTCTGTTATTGATGTTCCCGCTTCTACAAAACAAAGAGTGACCACTTTTACGGGTTCTGACAATGTGAAATATATTGCTGCTTATGTTGACCCACACCATCCAAAAGTAGGAATCAACGATATGGTGGCAGGTGTTTGGAAGATGCAGGATATGATGACTTTTCCGGTTGTGGACAACTACAAATTGAAAATTGACCCAAGAATGCCAAGTATGGGCAATCATAGTTCTCCCAACAATGTGGATTTATCCCAAATAGCTGCAGGTGATTTATACAACGGAAAATTGTCGTTGACCATGACGGGTTATTGGAAAATAAATTTGCAATTACTCAACGCTTCAGGAACTGTCTTGAAAGGCGAAACCATCACCGATGCTGTTCCGGCAAGCAGCATTTACTTCGAAATAGAGTTTTAAAAACACAAAAATCTTTGCCAAAGTATAGGCTTTGGCAAAGATGATTTTACAATTTTAAAAATGAAAAACTTTATAATTAGTATAGGGTTGTGTTCTCTCATTACCACAATTGGTATAGCCCAAGAAAAACCCGCCGACACCATAACTCCAAAGGATTTGAAGGAAGTGATTGTCATTGGAAAGAAATCCCAATTGTATCAAAAACAGGCCAAACCATTGGCGACCATTGACGAATATCTGCAACAATCCACCAAAGTGGACATGATCAGGCGAGGGAGTTATGCTTGGGAACCAATGATTAATAGCATGACCACCGAAAGAACCTTGGTAACCATCGATGGAATGCGTGTTTTTGGGGCTTGCACCGATAAAATGGATCCGATAACTTCCTATGTCGAGGTTTCCAATTTGTCCGAAGCGACGATAAAATCAGGTCAACAAGGCAGTTGTCACGGTGCAACCATTGGCGGCTCGATAGATTTGCAAAGAAACCGCAGCGGATTCTCGGATTTGGGTTGGGACACTTCCGTAAATACGGGTTTTGAAACCAACAGCCAACAAAAAATTGTGGGTTCGGCCGTAAATTATACTGATAAATCGTTTTACATCGACACGGATTTCATGTTTCGGGATGCCGAGAATTATACCGATGGAAATGGGCAGGAAGTGCAATTTTCACAGTTCCGAAAATTCAATGTTTCGGCAACTTCTGGTTTTTCTTTGGCCGAAAATAAATTGATTGAAGGTTCGATAATTTATGATAAAGCGACCAATGTGGGTTATCCGGCCTTGCCGATGGATGTTTCCTTGGCCGAAGCGTTAATCACTTCATTGAAATTTGAGTATGTTCCAATATCGTCCAAAATCACGAATTGGGAAACTAAAATGTATTACAATACCATCACTCACAAAATGGATGACACCAAGCGACCTTCGGTTCCAATTCACATGGACATGCCGGGTTGGAGCGACACTTTCGGGTTTTATTCAAAGCTAAAAGGAGTTCTTAATAGCCATCATTTTCTAGCTGATTTGAACTCATTTTACAATCGTTCAGTAGCCGAAATGACGATGTATCCAGCGGATTCGAACGAAAAATTGATGTTCATGTACACTTGGCCAGACGTGAAAACGTTTTATTCTGCATTGTTCTTGGAAGACAATATTGCTCTGAATTGTCATTCGAGTTTGAAGTTTTCGGGAAGTTTGGCGAATCATTATAATCAGGTTGCCAGTCAATTAGGTTTAGAAAGTTTGCAAATTTTTTATCCTAATATGAAAGAGAGCAAAAACCGAATTTTGCCAAGCATTTCTTCTAATTATTTGTTCGATGAAAATGGTTTTTCGTATGGTTTTGGTTTAGGATATGGCGAGCGTGCACCATCGGTTTCAGAAGGCTACGGATTTTATTTGTTCAATAGTTTTGATAATTATGATTACATTGGAAATCCAGAGATGAAAAACGAAAATTCAATCGAAGGAAACTTATTTATTGGCTACAAAACCCAAAAATGGAGTGCAAAAATGTCATCTTCCTATTTCCATGTTTCCAATTATATCGTAGGAAAACCAGACGAGACTTTGGTACCAATGACCATTGGTGCCAGCGGAGTAAAAATCTATACAGCCCTTGATTATGCTGCAATTTTCAACACCGATTTGAATTTAGAATACCAGTTTTCAACAGATTGGAAATTGAAAGGACAATTGGTTTACAGCTACGGAAAAGATTTCGAAGACAAGAATTTGCCTTTCATAAGTCCGTTGCGTTATTTTTCTTCCTTGAATTTCAAAAAGCAAAATTTTTCATCGGAAATTGCCGTTCAGGGGAATGCAACCCAAACCCAATACAGCCCTTTTTACGGAGAAGACAGAACGCCTGATTATGCCATCTTGAATTTTGATGCTGGATATTCTTTTGCTTTCGAAAAAGTGAAATGCAATGTAAAAGTAGGAATAGAGAATATTTTCGATACTAATTATTCCACTTTTTCGGACTGGAACAACATTCCCAGAAAGGGAAGAAATTTCTTTTTGAATGTTGCTTTTGGATTTTAATGTTGCTAAAAAGCCTCTCCAATATTCAAATAGACGCTGGCATAATCTTTACTGATTCCAAAATCGAAAGCCACATTTACTTTGGTGTATTTGTTGAATTTCAATCTAACTCCTGCTCCAACCGCGGGTTGCCAATGTTTAAAATGTTGGCTGTCGTATTCCGATGCTGAAGTGGTATTGGCAAACAGGACACCACCCACAAAACCATTTGGCGTAATGTTGAATCGGTATTCGGATTCAAAAAAGAGCATGGCATTGCTTCGATACCTGTTTTTTTGAAGTCCTCGCGATGACATTCCGGTGCTGGGTTCTGTTCTTGTGGAAGGCAAATCGAAATAGGGAACCTTGCCCGAAATAATTGACCAATAATATGACCGAAATCCCAAAACACTTCGGGCGTAAGGGATTGAAAAATATTTCCGAACATCAAAAAAAATGGATTGCCATTTGTTGTCACTCCCAAAAGAGGGACTGTTGTAGAGATAAGTAAAACTGGAGTAAAACCCTTTTTGGGGATTGATGATGTTCTTCCGGTTGTCATAAACGATGGGGAAAGACAGTCCGGAAGAAATGCTTTTTCGGGTGGTTGTCTCAGGGGATTCAGTATTGTCCGCATCGATGTTGGAATCTTTTATCTCAAGTTCGTAATGCTCGTCAAATTGATAGCCCAATCCGACGGCGAGGTTGGGAAAAATCCCTTTCAATACATTTTGATGAAAACGAATTTGTTTGCCGTCAACCAATGTTTCGTTGCTTTCGGGAGTGTTGCCTCCCAGACCCCAAGTGTCCTGCGGGAAGTTTAACGCAAAATATTCGCCAACAAAATTCCAGCTGTTTTCCTTGAGCCAAATCGTGGGATATAGTTCAATGCCGTATTGATTATTAAATGAAATATAGGGAATAAGATAAACGGTGGAATTGTTGGTATTGGATTTGTCGCCCAACAAAAATGTCGCGTTGAAAGAAGAAACCAGCACTCTTTCGCCTGCGTTTCGGGCATCGGTCGGGAAAAACGAAAAATTGACTTTCTTGTTTTGAATCTTTTCCTGACTCTTCTTGATTTTGAATAATTGAATCAAATAATCGACCCCGTCTTTTTGGATAATGGTGTCGTTGTCGGGCGTGATAAAATAAATGTCCTTGTCTTGGGCCTTGACGTCAAGAACTGCCAATAGCAACAGTAGAGGTAAAAGAAATTTATTTTTCATTCCATAAAACTAATAAAAAATAATCAAAAATAATTGCTTTCATCTGTTTTAGTGGGCGAAAAAAGAGTCTTTTTTTTGGTTTTTTATGCTACGATTTTGGATTGATTTTTACTAATCCACCACGATTTTCGTCTCGGTCAATAGATTGCTGAACAATCAAGTTTCCAATGGTAATCATATTTAATAATTCATACAATTCGGCATCTACATTGTGGCTTTTTATCTGTTCTTCCACTTCTTTTTTCCAATGGGAAAGTTGCTCTTTGGCTTTGATTAAATCGGTATCATTGCGGACAATCCCAGCGTTTTGGCGCATCAAAAGCTGCAATTCGGCTTTGGTTTTGGCTACATAATCAGGGTTGATTTCGGGTTTTGCAGTTACTTTCCAATCCGAAACGGTTCCAATGGATGAATCTTTTTCCAAAGAAGTTTCGGCCAAATAATGGTAGATTTTATCGGAATAAACCAAGGCTTCCAAAAGGGAATTGGAGGCCAAACGATTCGCACCATGCAATCCGGTTCGGGAACATTCGCCACAGGCAAACAAGTTTTTCACGGAAGTTTTTCCATTTTTGTCCACCACGATTCCGCCACAAAGGTAATGTTGCGCAGGAACCACGGGAATCCAGTCTTTCGCAATATCTATGCCCACGCTTTTGCATCGGTCGTAAATCATCGGGAAATGTTTCTTGAAACCTTCCAAATCCAAATGGGTACAATCCAGATAAACACATTCGTCTCCTGTTTTTTTGAGTTCCAAATCAATGCTTTGCGAAACAATGTCACGCGAAGCCAAATCGCCCCTGGAATCATGATCGGGCATAAAGCGATGGCCGTTTTTGGTACGCAAATAAGCGCCAAAACCACGAACCGCCTCCGAAATCAAGAACGAAGTTCCTGTCGAAGCGTCATATAAAGCGGTGGGATGAAACTGGATAAATTCCATTTCCTTGATCACGGCATTCGCTCTTGCAGCCATGGCAATTCCGTCACCGGTAGCAATCACTGGATTGGTGGTATGACCATACAAATGCCCAATTCCGCCAGTGGCCAATAAGGTAAAATCGGATTGAAAAGTGAGTACTTCCTTTGTTTTTTGATCCAAAACATAAGCTCCCAAACACTTGTTGTTTTCGGTAATTAAATCAATTGCTAAATGATAATCTAAAACCGTAATATTTTCTTTTTGATGTACTTGGGATAAAATAGCGCGTTGAATCTCTTGTCCCGTTTGGTCTTTATGATGCACGACCCTGTTTTCGGAATGACCGCCTTCTTTGCCTAAATCCAAGGTTCCTTGGGTGTTTTTGTCAAATTTGGCACCCCATTCAATCAATTCCTTTAATCGTTTCGGGCCTTCGGTGATGACCATTTCCACAACGGATTCGTCACACAAACCATCGCCGCAAATCAAGGTGTCCTGAATGTGTTTCTCGTAGGAGTCTTCGATTTTGTCGGTGACAATCGCAATTCCGCCTTGGGCATAGCGCGTGTTGGATTCGTTCTCGTTGGCCTTGGTCACAATCGTGACTTTTTTATCGGGAAATCGTTCGGCAATTTTTACGGCAAAAGTCAATCCCGCCACGCCGGAACCTATGATTAAGTAATTGGTTTGGATCATTATTTGGATAATTCAAGCATGCGTTCGATAGGAACCAATGCTTTTTTCATGATGTCTTCTGGAACAGTGATTTCAGGAGTTTCGTTGAGTAAACAATCGTACACTTTTTGCAAGGTGTTCATTTTCATGTAACCACATTCGCTGCAAGCACAAGTGTTGTCTTCGTTGGAAGGTGCCGGAATTAATATTTTTTCAGGAACTTCCTGTTTCATTTTATGAAGAATACCTGCTTCTGTGGCCACGATAAATTTGTTGCTCGGGTCTTTTTTGACAAAATCAATCATTCCCGCAGTCGAACCAATATAGTTCGCAGTTTTCAGGATATGCGTTTCCGATTCTGGATGCGCAATGATTTTGGCGTCTGGATTTTCTTTGTACAAGGCAATCAGTTTGTCCAATGAAAAAGCTTCGTGCACCACGCAGGAACCGTCCCAAAGCAGCATTTTGCGACCTGTTTGTTCCATTACATATTTACCCAAGTTTTTGTCCGGAGCAAAGATGATAGGTTTGTCTTTTGGAATCGAGTTTACAATTTTTACGGCATTCGATGAAGTCACCACGATGTCGGTCAAGGCTTTCACTTCGGCAGAACAATTTACGTAAGTAATGACAATGTGGTCAGGATGTGCTTCTGTAAATTTCTTGAACTCTTCCGGAGGACAGGATTCGGCGAGGGAACAACCCGCTTTCAAATCGGGAAGAATTACTTTTTTGGAAGGGTTCAATATTTTTGCCGTTTCGGCCATAAAATGCACACCCGCAAAAAGGATAATATCGGCATCCACTTTCATCGCTTCTTGAGACAAGCCCAAGCTGTCACCCACATAATCTGCCACATCTTGAATATCGGCTTCTTGATAATAATGCGCCAAAATAACCGCATTTTTCTCTTTTTTCAGTTCCAGTATTCGTTCTTTAAGACTTTTCATCCTTAATCAATTTTAGTATTCTTGTTGTTGATTATTTTTTGACGTAAAAATAATATCGCACAAAGATACACTTATTTTGAAAAACAATAAATTGAAAAAAAGTTATGTATCTGTCTTTTTTTAATTGGAGAAACCATTCCGAATGTTAAAAAAACATCCTATATAATTAAGGATAAGAAGGTATGATAATTATCAGGTTTTATGCTGATGGCTTTCACGACCTTTGCTCCATATATATTAAACCAAATTATTTTACGCATGACAACAAATAAACCGTTACATACTTTCCACATTCCAGTTATGGGGTTGGCGTATACGATTGATAGCCCAATTCGAGTGGCAAAATTCGGAATTTCATCCGTTATTGCTCTTGCCGATGATGAACTGATTGAGAAAATGAGGGCTTTTTACAGTGAGAAATTTGATGTTCCTTATCAAGAAATAACAAAGAAATTTCACGATTACCGTGCTGAACGCATCACTTCTTATTTGAACTTGGTCGATAAAATAGTAAAAGTAAAATTCGAAAGTTTCAAGACAGAATTATCCGAAAGCAAACACGCATTAGAAAATTATATTGCAATGTTGCCCAACAAATCCGAAATCAAACAGGGATTGGAACATCTTTTGGAAGACGGAATTACCATGAAGGAAAACGTCATGAAATATCTGGAAGAGCATCTTTATTCAGGTGATATTGACGTGAATATCATGACCAAATTGGACAAGGACAATTTTGCCAATAACGAACAATTGCCAGTGGAATTCAACGATGCACACGCTGCTCTTCGTGGATTTGCCAACAGTAATTTGTCTTCTTCTATAGTATTGTCGGCAGGGATGAATCCGAGATTGTTTGCTTATTTCGAGAATTTTTCTTGTTTCTTTCCCGATGCCAACAACAATCTGGAAAAGAAAATTATCCTGAAAGTAAGCGATTTCCGTTCGGCGATGATTCAAGGGAATTACTTGGCCAAAAAAGGGCTTTGGGTTTCGGAATACCGTATCGAATCAGGATTAAATTGTGGTGGACACGCTTTTGCCACAGAAGGAATTTTGCTGGGTCCAATCTTGGAAGAATTCAAACACAAAAAAGACCAATTGGTGCAATCGGCCCATGATATTATGGTGAAAGTTTTGGCACAAAAAGAATTGCACGTTCCAGAACAACCGTTGGATTTGAAAATCACCGTTCAAGGTGGAGTGGGAACTTCAGAAGAACATGATTTCTTGCTGGATTTTTACAATGTGGATTCCGTGGGTTGGGGAACGCCGTTTTTATTGGTTCCGGAAGCCACTTCAGTTGATCCTGAAACAAGAAAACTATTAATGAATGCCAAAGAAGAAGATTTGTATTTGAGCCACATTTCACCATTGGGAGTTCCATTCAACACTTTGAGAGGCACGACCAACGAAATGTTCAAACAAAAACGTATTGACGAAAACAAGGCGGGAAGCTCTTGTCCGAAAAAATTCTTGGCATTGAGCAAAGAATTTGGACCGGAAGGAATTTGTACTTCATCCAAAAAATTCCAAGACGTGAAATTGGCGGAATTGAATGAAATAAAAGATACTTTGTCGGCTTCGACTTTCGAGAAAATGAAATTCAACATTACCGAAAAAGCCTGTCTTTGCGTGGGTCTTGCCAATGCATCTTACCTGGAAAACGATATCAGGATTTCTGGTCAGGAGCAAGGCGTGATCGTTTGTCCTGGACCGAATATGGCTTATTTTGACAAGGAAGTTTCGCTGGCCGAAATGATGAAACACATTTATGGCAATGCCAATGTAATGACAGATGCCAATCGTCCGAATTTGTTCGTGAAAGAATTGAAAATGTACATTGATTATTTGAAAAATGAAATCAGTGAAACCACTGCCGATTTGACCGCAGGACAAATCAAGAAATGGAATGCCTTCAAAAACAATATGTTGGAAGGGATCGAATTTTATCACAATTTGTTCTCGACTTCCCATTATTTCGAAAACAGCATCAAGGAAATTCAAAACCAACTTGATTTGTATAAAGCAAGAATAGTTGAAATAAAAGTACCTGAATTAGTACCTGCATAATAATAGAGTTTATATGTTTTCCGGAACAAGCCTGCTTGGAATTTTTTTCTGAGCGGGCTTGTTTGTTTTTACGATGGTACAGAAGGGTTTTAAGTATTATTTTTTGTGAAGACTTTGAGGAGTGGGGAGAAAATGTAAAGGAAATTTATAAGAATAAATAGTTTTGTGTTACACTTTTTTTGTTTTAAGAAGGTGAATAATTCTCTCTGTAATAAAGCTATAAAGCACACAGTTTATAAAAAGTCCTGAAAAGTATATCGGTGCTCCCAATCTTGAAATATATGTCCATAACAAAGTATGTGTCGGAAAGCGAAGTATATTAAAAAGTTTCGCAAATGTTGTGCAAATAATATTTGTTCCAAGTGTTCTCTCATCTTCTGCCCAAGCTCCGATAAAACTCAGTGTCATAGGAAGTCCAAAGAAAATTGTCGCAATAAAAAGTATTCTCTTATTTATAGATTTCATTTGTTTGGATATTATGCTAAAGTTATAGATAATTCGTTTATACAATCCTAAATGCCCTGAAACCACCCCAAAAAAAAGCTGGCTCTTTACTAAAAACCAGCTTTCAATTCCGTAAATATAAGATTATTCCATAATCAAGACCTCGTAAAAAACTTGTTGCTACAAACTCACAACTTTCCCAGTATGGATATCGTATTGCATTGGAACCACTTTGGCATGTTTTTCTTTGACAATAGGGTTGTCTTGAATCATTTTCAAGGAGTGTTTGATATTGGCAATGATGCAGGCATCCAAATGGTTTTCCTTGGAAATTTGTTTTTCTTCTTTTTCATCGGCGATGGTTTCCACGATGTCGTCAATATGGGAACGGTGTTTTTTGTATTCGTTGTTTTTGTCTCCCACATAGGCTTTTATGGCTCCACATTCAGTGTGCCCCAAAACTACAATCAGTTTGGCGTCAAGATGCTCCACGGCATATTCAATGCTTCCCATGTCGATGTCGGAGATTAGGTTTCCGGCATTTCGAATCACGAACAAATCGCCAATTCCTTGGTCAAAAAGAATTTCGGGAGAAACTCGGCTGTCCGAACAAGTCAGGATAACGGCAAAGGGATGTTGGGCATCCTGGTTGGCCAAAACGGTTTGCTTGTTTTGGT comes from the Flavobacterium limnophilum genome and includes:
- a CDS encoding Crp/Fnr family transcriptional regulator, whose amino-acid sequence is MQIDIDLLYSWGAVSKKYKKNEIIFDEDEVANFYYQILDGSVRLFNSNDEGKEFTQGIFCKGDGFGEPPLFINETYPSKAVTIQDSTIIKLSKDKFFKILDEYPSIQKFFLILMAQKIHSKSRTSKEIINQKPEFRIVAFLNSFKKKSGCANEKILIPYTRQEIANYTGLRVETVIRVFAQMNKNNKVEIINHKIYY
- a CDS encoding TonB-dependent receptor; its protein translation is MKNFIISIGLCSLITTIGIAQEKPADTITPKDLKEVIVIGKKSQLYQKQAKPLATIDEYLQQSTKVDMIRRGSYAWEPMINSMTTERTLVTIDGMRVFGACTDKMDPITSYVEVSNLSEATIKSGQQGSCHGATIGGSIDLQRNRSGFSDLGWDTSVNTGFETNSQQKIVGSAVNYTDKSFYIDTDFMFRDAENYTDGNGQEVQFSQFRKFNVSATSGFSLAENKLIEGSIIYDKATNVGYPALPMDVSLAEALITSLKFEYVPISSKITNWETKMYYNTITHKMDDTKRPSVPIHMDMPGWSDTFGFYSKLKGVLNSHHFLADLNSFYNRSVAEMTMYPADSNEKLMFMYTWPDVKTFYSALFLEDNIALNCHSSLKFSGSLANHYNQVASQLGLESLQIFYPNMKESKNRILPSISSNYLFDENGFSYGFGLGYGERAPSVSEGYGFYLFNSFDNYDYIGNPEMKNENSIEGNLFIGYKTQKWSAKMSSSYFHVSNYIVGKPDETLVPMTIGASGVKIYTALDYAAIFNTDLNLEYQFSTDWKLKGQLVYSYGKDFEDKNLPFISPLRYFSSLNFKKQNFSSEIAVQGNATQTQYSPFYGEDRTPDYAILNFDAGYSFAFEKVKCNVKVGIENIFDTNYSTFSDWNNIPRKGRNFFLNVAFGF
- a CDS encoding BamA/TamA family outer membrane protein, whose product is MKNKFLLPLLLLLAVLDVKAQDKDIYFITPDNDTIIQKDGVDYLIQLFKIKKSQEKIQNKKVNFSFFPTDARNAGERVLVSSFNATFLLGDKSNTNNSTVYLIPYISFNNQYGIELYPTIWLKENSWNFVGEYFALNFPQDTWGLGGNTPESNETLVDGKQIRFHQNVLKGIFPNLAVGLGYQFDEHYELEIKDSNIDADNTESPETTTRKSISSGLSFPIVYDNRKNIINPQKGFYSSFTYLYNSPSFGSDNKWQSIFFDVRKYFSIPYARSVLGFRSYYWSIISGKVPYFDLPSTRTEPSTGMSSRGLQKNRYRSNAMLFFESEYRFNITPNGFVGGVLFANTTSASEYDSQHFKHWQPAVGAGVRLKFNKYTKVNVAFDFGISKDYASVYLNIGEAF
- the nadB gene encoding L-aspartate oxidase, yielding MIQTNYLIIGSGVAGLTFAVKIAERFPDKKVTIVTKANENESNTRYAQGGIAIVTDKIEDSYEKHIQDTLICGDGLCDESVVEMVITEGPKRLKELIEWGAKFDKNTQGTLDLGKEGGHSENRVVHHKDQTGQEIQRAILSQVHQKENITVLDYHLAIDLITENNKCLGAYVLDQKTKEVLTFQSDFTLLATGGIGHLYGHTTNPVIATGDGIAMAARANAVIKEMEFIQFHPTALYDASTGTSFLISEAVRGFGAYLRTKNGHRFMPDHDSRGDLASRDIVSQSIDLELKKTGDECVYLDCTHLDLEGFKKHFPMIYDRCKSVGIDIAKDWIPVVPAQHYLCGGIVVDKNGKTSVKNLFACGECSRTGLHGANRLASNSLLEALVYSDKIYHYLAETSLEKDSSIGTVSDWKVTAKPEINPDYVAKTKAELQLLMRQNAGIVRNDTDLIKAKEQLSHWKKEVEEQIKSHNVDAELYELLNMITIGNLIVQQSIDRDENRGGLVKINPKS
- the nadA gene encoding quinolinate synthase NadA — its product is MKSLKERILELKKEKNAVILAHYYQEADIQDVADYVGDSLGLSQEAMKVDADIILFAGVHFMAETAKILNPSKKVILPDLKAGCSLAESCPPEEFKKFTEAHPDHIVITYVNCSAEVKALTDIVVTSSNAVKIVNSIPKDKPIIFAPDKNLGKYVMEQTGRKMLLWDGSCVVHEAFSLDKLIALYKENPDAKIIAHPESETHILKTANYIGSTAGMIDFVKKDPSNKFIVATEAGILHKMKQEVPEKILIPAPSNEDNTCACSECGYMKMNTLQKVYDCLLNETPEITVPEDIMKKALVPIERMLELSK
- a CDS encoding carbonic anhydrase, which codes for MKNRILALALILATTLSCKKETTPEVAANKNESPVEKLVSGNKRFLDEKTIHPHQNKQTVLANQDAQHPFAVILTCSDSRVSPEILFDQGIGDLFVIRNAGNLISDIDMGSIEYAVEHLDAKLIVVLGHTECGAIKAYVGDKNNEYKKHRSHIDDIVETIADEKEEKQISKENHLDACIIANIKHSLKMIQDNPIVKEKHAKVVPMQYDIHTGKVVSL